A genomic segment from Pseudomonas sessilinigenes encodes:
- the glnE gene encoding bifunctional [glutamate--ammonia ligase]-adenylyl-L-tyrosine phosphorylase/[glutamate--ammonia-ligase] adenylyltransferase, which translates to MSLPALVQVPAILQPLASRAEQSLRSAVAALDAGPGLAGWNDERWAEFARVSAASDFVIEQSLRDPLMLLELVESGELDRAFAPGELCAQIATAVQTAETEDQLGRVLRRQRTRHQVRIIWRDLTRRADLVQTCRDLSGLADACIDQAYAWLYLRHSQQFGVPMGGRSGEPQQMVILGMGKLGAVELNLSSDIDLIFAYPEGGETVGAKRALDNQEFFTRLGQRLIKALDPITVDGFVFRVDMRLRPYGSSGALVLSFNALEQYYQDQGRDWERYAMIKARVVAGDQAAGAQLLDMLRPFVYRRYLDFSAIEALRTMKQLIQQEVRRKGMVDNIKLGSGGIREVEFIAQAFQLIHGGRDLSLQQRPLLKVLGTLEGQGYLPAAVVGELREGYEFLRYTEHAIQAIADRQTQMLPDNPQDQARIAFMLGFADWEAFHERLMHWRARVEWHFRQVIADPDEDDGAQSEVVVGGEWLPLWEEAQDEEAACRQLQDGGFNDAPRALKALAGLRSSPQLRAMQRLGRERLDAFIPRLLAQAVEHASPDLVLERVLPLVEAVARRSAYLVLLTENPGALRRLLTLCAASPWIAEQIARFPLLLDELLNEGRLFKPPLAPELAAELRERLTRIPEDDLEQQMEALRHFKLAHRLRVAASEITGSLPLMKVSDYLTWLAEAILEQVLALAWRQTVARHGTPLRTDGSLCDPGFIIVGYGKVGGIELGHGSDLDLVFIHDGDPQAETDGPKPIDGAQFFTRLGQRIIHLLTTQTNSGQLYEVDMRLRPSGASGLLVSSLGAFARYQEQEAWTWEHQALVRARVLVGSQDVGQAFEKVRAAVLGKHRDLDKLRQEVSEMRAKMRDNLGTRLTAAGTAANAFEASAPFDLKQDAGGIVDIEFMVQYAALAWSEEHPSLVRFTDNIRILEGLEHVGLMPTSDASLLREVYKAYRSAAHRQALQNEAGIITGDQFVTQRREVLRIWHELGLS; encoded by the coding sequence ATGAGTCTGCCTGCGCTTGTTCAAGTCCCCGCGATTCTCCAGCCACTGGCCAGCCGTGCGGAGCAGTCCCTGCGCAGCGCGGTGGCGGCCCTGGACGCAGGTCCTGGCCTGGCGGGCTGGAACGATGAGCGTTGGGCGGAATTCGCCAGGGTCAGTGCGGCCAGCGACTTCGTCATTGAACAGAGCTTGCGTGACCCTTTGATGTTGCTGGAACTGGTGGAGTCTGGCGAGCTGGATCGTGCTTTCGCTCCGGGCGAGCTGTGTGCCCAGATCGCCACTGCGGTGCAAACGGCCGAGACCGAGGACCAACTGGGGCGAGTGCTGCGACGCCAGCGTACCCGGCACCAGGTACGGATCATCTGGCGCGACCTGACCCGCCGCGCAGACCTGGTGCAGACCTGTCGCGATCTTTCCGGCCTGGCCGATGCCTGTATCGACCAGGCTTACGCCTGGCTATACCTGCGCCATAGCCAGCAGTTCGGCGTGCCCATGGGCGGGCGCAGCGGCGAACCGCAGCAGATGGTGATCCTTGGCATGGGCAAGCTGGGAGCGGTGGAGCTCAACCTGTCTTCGGACATCGACCTGATCTTCGCTTATCCGGAGGGGGGCGAAACCGTGGGTGCCAAGCGCGCCCTGGACAATCAAGAGTTCTTCACCCGCCTGGGGCAGCGCCTGATCAAGGCCCTGGACCCGATTACCGTCGACGGTTTCGTGTTCCGCGTCGACATGCGCCTGCGCCCCTATGGTTCTTCCGGTGCCCTGGTCCTGAGTTTCAATGCCCTGGAGCAGTACTACCAGGACCAGGGGCGTGACTGGGAGCGCTACGCGATGATCAAGGCCCGAGTGGTGGCGGGGGACCAGGCCGCCGGTGCGCAATTGCTGGATATGCTGCGGCCCTTCGTCTATCGGCGCTACCTGGACTTCTCCGCCATCGAGGCGTTGCGCACCATGAAGCAGCTGATCCAGCAGGAGGTGCGGCGCAAGGGCATGGTCGACAACATCAAGCTGGGTTCGGGCGGTATCCGCGAAGTCGAGTTCATCGCCCAGGCATTCCAGCTGATCCATGGCGGTCGTGACCTGAGCCTGCAGCAGCGTCCTTTATTAAAGGTACTGGGCACCCTGGAGGGGCAAGGTTATCTGCCGGCCGCGGTGGTTGGGGAGTTGCGCGAGGGGTACGAGTTCCTGCGTTATACCGAGCATGCGATCCAGGCCATCGCCGACCGCCAGACCCAGATGCTGCCGGACAACCCGCAGGACCAGGCGCGAATCGCCTTCATGCTGGGCTTTGCCGATTGGGAGGCATTCCATGAACGGCTGATGCACTGGCGAGCCCGGGTGGAGTGGCACTTCCGCCAGGTGATCGCCGATCCTGACGAAGATGACGGTGCGCAGAGCGAAGTGGTGGTGGGTGGCGAGTGGCTGCCGCTCTGGGAAGAGGCCCAGGATGAAGAGGCCGCCTGCCGCCAGCTGCAGGACGGTGGCTTCAACGATGCGCCCAGGGCCCTGAAGGCGCTCGCTGGCCTGCGCAGTAGCCCACAGCTGCGGGCCATGCAACGTTTGGGGCGCGAGCGCCTGGATGCCTTCATTCCGCGTTTGTTGGCCCAGGCGGTTGAACACGCCAGTCCGGATCTGGTGCTGGAGCGGGTGCTGCCCTTGGTGGAGGCGGTGGCGCGGCGTTCGGCGTACCTGGTACTGCTGACCGAGAACCCAGGCGCCTTGCGCCGACTGTTGACCTTGTGCGCGGCAAGTCCCTGGATCGCCGAGCAGATCGCCCGTTTCCCGCTGTTGCTGGATGAGCTGCTCAATGAGGGCCGTTTGTTCAAGCCGCCCCTGGCGCCGGAGCTGGCGGCGGAGTTGCGCGAGCGCCTGACGCGGATTCCCGAGGACGACCTGGAGCAGCAGATGGAGGCCCTGCGTCACTTCAAACTGGCCCACCGCTTGCGGGTGGCAGCTTCGGAAATTACCGGCAGCTTGCCTTTGATGAAGGTCAGCGACTACCTGACCTGGCTCGCCGAAGCCATTCTCGAACAGGTGCTGGCCCTGGCCTGGCGCCAGACTGTGGCGCGCCATGGCACGCCGCTGCGCACCGATGGCAGCCTCTGCGATCCGGGGTTCATCATCGTCGGCTACGGCAAGGTCGGCGGCATCGAGCTTGGCCATGGCTCCGACCTGGACCTGGTCTTCATCCATGATGGCGACCCTCAGGCGGAGACCGATGGGCCCAAGCCTATAGACGGGGCGCAGTTTTTCACCCGGTTGGGGCAGCGCATCATCCATCTGCTGACAACCCAGACCAACTCGGGGCAGCTCTATGAAGTGGACATGCGCCTGCGTCCTTCAGGGGCTTCGGGCCTGCTGGTCAGCTCCCTGGGGGCATTCGCCCGCTATCAGGAGCAAGAAGCCTGGACCTGGGAGCATCAGGCACTGGTGCGGGCGCGGGTGCTGGTGGGAAGCCAGGATGTCGGCCAGGCGTTCGAGAAGGTACGGGCCGCCGTGCTGGGCAAGCATCGTGACCTGGATAAGCTGCGCCAGGAAGTCAGCGAGATGCGGGCCAAGATGCGCGACAACCTGGGCACTCGCCTGACCGCTGCCGGTACCGCGGCGAATGCCTTCGAGGCCAGTGCGCCGTTCGACCTCAAGCAGGACGCCGGAGGTATCGTCGATATCGAATTTATGGTGCAATACGCGGCCCTGGCGTGGTCCGAAGAGCACCCGTCACTCGTACGGTTTACCGATAACATCCGCATTTTGGAAGGCCTGGAGCACGTCGGCTTGATGCCGACCAGCGATGCCAGCCTGCTACGCGAGGTCTATAAGGCCTATCGTTCCGCAGCTCATCGGCAGGCGTTGCAGAATGAGGCCGGGATCATTACCGGTGATCAGTTCGTGACCCAAAGGCGGGAAGTGTTGCGGATTTGGCACGAGCTGGGGCTAAGCTAG